From Etheostoma spectabile isolate EspeVRDwgs_2016 chromosome 8, UIUC_Espe_1.0, whole genome shotgun sequence, a single genomic window includes:
- the slc25a44a gene encoding solute carrier family 25 member 44, producing MHQKGAIQIIEWEDLDKRKFYSLGVFMTLTTRATVYPASLIRTLLQVQKGKALYSGTFDAFCKILRAEGVRGLYRGFMVNTFTLISGQAYITTYEVVRNYVSHYSPSNTVKSVVAGGAASLVAQTITVPIDVVSQQLMMQGQGEHLTRFKAKPKRVLTTTKRRLTFGQSRDITVQIFAADGFRGFYRGYVASLLTYIPNSALWWPFYHFYAEKLSLLAPSECPHLILQALAGPMAAATASTITNPMDVVRARVQVEGRSSVVETFKQLLAEEGVWGMTKGLSARIISSTHTSVLIVVGYETLKRLSLRAELVESRHW from the exons ATGCATCAGAAAGGTGCAATCCAAATTATTGAATGGGAGGACCTGGACAAGAGGAAGTTCTACTCCCTGGGTGTGTTCATGACTTTGACCACCAGGGCCACCGTCTACCCAGCCAGCCTTATCCGCACTCTGCTCCAGGTGCAGAAGGGGAAGGCCCTCTACTCCGGCACGTTTGATGCTTTCTGTAAGATCCTGCGAGCGGAGGGTGTGCGAGGCCTGTACCGTGGCTTTATGGTCAATACGTTCACCCTGATCTCAGGACAGGCTTATATTACCACCTATGAAGTGGTGCGCAATTATGTGTCCCACTACTCGCCCAGTAACACGGTAAAGTCGGTGGTGGCTGGAGGCGCAGCTTCCCTGGTGGCCCAGACCATCACTGTGCCCATAGATGTGGTGTCCCAGCAACTGATGATGCAAGGACAGGGGGAACACCTGACTCGTTTCAAGGCCAAACCGAAAAGGGTGCTCACAACAACTAAGCGCAGACTGACGTTTGGGCAAAGCCGTGACATTACGGTGCAGATATTCGCAGCCGATGGTTTCAGGGGATTTTACAGAGGCTACGTGGCATCCCTACTCACGTACATCCCAAACAGTGCACTCTGGTGgcctttttatcatttttatgcAG AGAAGCTGTCCTTGTTGGCACCAAGCGAGTGCCCCCATCTGATTCTACAGGCTTTGGCAGGACCAATGGCAGCAGCAACCGCCTCCACCATCACCAACCCCATGGATGTTGTTCGAGCCAGAGTACAG GTGGAGGGACGATCATCTGTTGTTGAGACGTTCAAGCAGCTGCTGGCAGAGGAGGGGGTGTGGGGGATGACCAAGGGGTTGTCAGCCCGCATCATTTCCTCCACACACACGTCGGTGCTCATCGTGGTTGGATACGAGACTCTGAAGAGACTAAGCCTGCGAGCTGAGCTCGTAGAGTCCAGACACTGGTGA